One genomic region from Apodemus sylvaticus chromosome 1, mApoSyl1.1, whole genome shotgun sequence encodes:
- the LOC127665504 gene encoding olfactory receptor 2AT4, translating to MEPTTCNGSEDGSTVFYLVGIPSLPEPFYLPVFFLFLLFYLLILMGNTLILVAVVAEPSLHKPMYFFLINLSALDILFTTTTVPKMLSLFLLGDRFLSFPSCLLQMYLFQSFTCSEAFILVVMAYDRYVAICRPLHYPVHMTPQTNSALAASAWITALLLPVPAVVKTSQMVYNDIAYIYHCFCDHLALVQSSCSDTSPQTLMGFCIAMVVSFLPLLLVLLSYARILTSVLRINSKEGRSKAFSTCSSHLLVVGTYYSSIAVAYVAYRADLPLDFHIMGNVVYSILTPILNPLIYTLRNKDVKAAITKIVYLKGVM from the coding sequence ATGGAGCCTACAACCTGCAATGGATCAGAAGATGGCTCTACTGTCTTCTACCTGGTGGGCATTCCCTCCTTGCCAGAGCCCTTTTACctccctgtcttctttcttttccttctcttctaccTGCTCATCCTCATGGGGAACACCCTGAtcctggtggctgtggtggccGAGCCCAGCCTCCACAagcccatgtacttcttcctaaTCAACCTCTCAGCTCTAGACATCCTTTTCACCACAACCACTGTCCCGAAGATGCTGTCCCTGTTCCTGCTGGGAGACcgcttcctcagtttcccttcctgcTTATTGCAGATGTATCTATTCCAAAGCTTTACATGCTCAGAAGCCTTCATCCTGGTggtcatggcctatgaccgctatgtggctatCTGCCGCCCTCTGCACTACCCTGTCCACATGACCCCACAGACAAACTCTGCACTGGCAGCCAGTGCCTGGATCACCGCCCTCCTCCTGCCCGTCCCAGCAGTAGTAAAGACGTCTCAGATGGTATATAATGACATCGCCTACATTTACCACTGCTTCTGTGACCACCTAGCTCTGGTCCAGTCCTCCTGCTCAGACACCAGCCCCCAGACCCTCATGGGCTTCTGCATTGCCATGGTGgtgtccttcctccccctcctcctggtgCTCCTCTCCTATGCTCGCATCCTGACCTCAGTGCTTCGGATCAACTCCAAGGAAGGGCGTTCTAAGGCCTTCTCCACCTGCAGCTCCCACCTCCTGGTGGTAGGCACCTACTATTCATCCATTGCCGTGGCCTACGTGGCCTACAGGGCTGACCTGCCCCTGGACTTCCACATCATGGGGAACGTGGTCTATTCGATTCTCACACCAATCCTCAATCCTCTCATCTACACTTTGAGGAACAAAGATGTCAAAGCAGCCATTACCAAGATTGTTTATCTCAAAGGTGTGATGTGA